In Natronomonas halophila, one DNA window encodes the following:
- a CDS encoding NTP transferase domain-containing protein, whose product MCGGRGTRLDRGEKPLFEIGGEPMVDRVLAALEASRAGTVHAVTAPHAPETADHLDGRVPRIETAGEGYVEDLTTALDRVELPVMTVVADLPLLAGEVVDEVLDAHESGPLTVCVPRELKEALDVSADTTRAHGGHELAPTGLNIVGAEDADETLHVSYDARLAVNVNRPADAETAEVLADGP is encoded by the coding sequence ATGTGCGGCGGTCGGGGGACCCGTCTGGACCGCGGCGAGAAACCGCTGTTCGAAATCGGCGGCGAGCCGATGGTCGACCGCGTGCTCGCGGCACTGGAGGCCAGTCGCGCCGGGACGGTTCACGCCGTCACCGCGCCACACGCCCCGGAGACGGCCGACCATCTGGACGGCCGGGTTCCCCGCATCGAGACGGCCGGCGAGGGGTACGTCGAGGATTTGACGACGGCGCTGGACCGCGTCGAGTTGCCGGTCATGACGGTGGTTGCCGACCTCCCGCTGTTGGCCGGCGAGGTGGTCGACGAGGTACTCGACGCCCACGAGTCGGGGCCGCTGACGGTCTGTGTCCCGAGGGAGCTGAAAGAGGCTCTGGACGTGAGCGCTGATACGACCCGCGCCCACGGCGGCCACGAACTCGCGCCGACGGGGCTCAATATCGTGGGCGCCGAGGATGCCGACGAGACACTCCACGTCAGTTACGACGCCCGCCTCGCGGTCAACGTCAACCGCCCGGCGGACGCCGAAACCGCGGAGGTGCTCGCGGATGGACCCTGA
- the cobD gene encoding threonine-phosphate decarboxylase CobD, with translation MDPDSVADAERVPHGSSDDPGVLDLSANINPRVPDGSRAVYEAAFDDARSYPNDGYPDFRAAAAEYVGCDADAVVPTAGGLAAIRLAIGVVVSPGDSVLVPYPSFGEYAREVELAGGDPHLVPHDELLDADPTDHAMAIVCTPNNPTGELPPADELAAFADRCVAADTVLLADEAFLGFTDRASLAGREGCVVARSLTKLFGLPGLRAGFAVASGELLERLKTARRAWSVGGPAAAVGAHAMADSAFINETRERVREERQYLHEGLESRGFEVYPSDAPFLLCDVGEDPAALLDACREHGVVLRDATTFRGLDSHVRIAVRDREATEDLFAVLDEVW, from the coding sequence ATGGACCCTGACAGCGTCGCCGACGCCGAGCGGGTCCCTCACGGCTCCAGCGACGACCCCGGCGTGCTGGATTTGAGCGCGAACATCAATCCTCGCGTGCCCGACGGCTCCCGGGCCGTCTACGAGGCGGCGTTCGACGACGCTCGCTCGTATCCCAACGACGGTTATCCCGACTTTCGAGCGGCCGCCGCCGAGTACGTCGGCTGTGACGCGGATGCGGTCGTTCCAACCGCGGGCGGCCTCGCGGCGATTCGCCTCGCAATCGGCGTCGTCGTTTCGCCGGGCGACAGCGTCCTCGTCCCCTACCCCTCCTTCGGCGAATACGCCCGCGAGGTCGAGTTGGCGGGCGGCGACCCTCATCTCGTCCCCCACGACGAACTGCTTGATGCCGACCCGACCGACCACGCGATGGCTATCGTCTGTACGCCGAACAACCCGACCGGCGAGTTGCCGCCCGCCGACGAACTGGCGGCCTTCGCCGACCGATGTGTGGCCGCCGATACCGTCCTGCTGGCCGACGAGGCGTTCCTCGGCTTCACCGACCGCGCCTCGCTGGCCGGCCGCGAGGGGTGCGTCGTCGCCCGCTCGCTGACCAAACTGTTCGGCCTGCCCGGCCTCCGGGCGGGCTTTGCGGTCGCTTCCGGCGAACTGCTGGAGCGTCTCAAAACCGCCCGTCGCGCGTGGTCGGTCGGCGGCCCTGCTGCTGCTGTCGGCGCCCACGCCATGGCCGATTCGGCCTTTATAAATGAGACGCGCGAGCGGGTCCGGGAGGAACGCCAGTATCTCCACGAGGGACTGGAGTCCCGCGGCTTCGAGGTCTACCCCTCCGACGCGCCCTTCCTGCTGTGTGACGTTGGCGAGGACCCGGCGGCCCTGCTCGATGCCTGCCGCGAGCACGGGGTCGTCCTGCGGGATGCCACGACGTTCCGTGGCCTCGACAGTCACGTCCGCATCGCCGTCCGGGACCGCGAGGCGACCGAGGACCTGTTCGCCGTCCTCGACGAGGTGTGGTGA
- a CDS encoding adenosylcobinamide amidohydrolase, whose protein sequence is MFEYDRTDDRLTLFRPDTRWLSNGFDGGYRDADAAHNLTVPEGFDRTDLGAYAAERLGERPSGPTLLTGVSQRHARGARCGPVEAVATVGLSNPAVLPVEGDAEPAAGETMADGWRPGTVNVFVGTTRALDDGAMAGLLATAVEAKTATLLAAADVPGTTSDAVVVGSAPEGSPSAFAGSATEVGDSARACVRDAVLASLDARYDGERPPTPEEARYGLRTTREPSGFEP, encoded by the coding sequence ATGTTCGAGTACGACCGCACTGACGATCGACTCACGCTTTTCCGGCCTGACACCCGGTGGCTCTCGAACGGTTTCGACGGCGGCTATCGCGATGCCGACGCCGCCCACAACCTCACGGTGCCGGAGGGGTTCGACCGGACGGACCTCGGGGCGTACGCCGCGGAACGCCTCGGCGAGCGGCCGTCGGGGCCGACCCTTTTAACCGGCGTCAGCCAGCGGCACGCCCGCGGCGCTCGCTGTGGCCCCGTCGAGGCGGTGGCGACGGTCGGTCTCTCGAATCCCGCGGTGTTACCGGTGGAGGGCGACGCCGAACCGGCTGCAGGGGAAACGATGGCCGACGGCTGGCGACCGGGTACGGTCAACGTCTTCGTCGGGACGACGCGCGCCCTCGACGACGGCGCCATGGCCGGCCTGCTGGCGACCGCGGTCGAAGCGAAGACGGCGACGCTGCTCGCGGCGGCGGACGTGCCGGGCACCACGAGCGACGCCGTCGTCGTCGGCTCTGCCCCCGAGGGGTCTCCGTCGGCCTTCGCCGGCAGCGCGACGGAGGTCGGCGATTCGGCGCGGGCCTGCGTCCGCGATGCGGTGCTGGCCAGCCTCGATGCGCGCTACGACGGCGAGCGTCCGCCGACGCCCGAGGAGGCCCGCTACGGGCTGAGGACGACCCGCGAGCCGTCGGGCTTCGAACCGTGA
- a CDS encoding class I SAM-dependent methyltransferase codes for MDGTPPWHENPAFWEAVEPHVFPPETVEKAPEQLDDVLGLAGIDGGRVLDMPCGVGRHAVELAARGFEVTGVDATAPYLETARERAAEAGADVEFVNADMREFRRPDTFDLAVNLYTSFGYFEDRADDERAARNIYESLSPGGKLVMSLTSKEVLAEEFQERGWSEADGTYLLEDREVTDDWCWMENRWVLVADGETREFTVSHRLYSAYELSELLREVGFSAVEVYGDLDGRDFDEDAERLVVVAEK; via the coding sequence ATGGACGGTACACCCCCCTGGCACGAGAACCCGGCCTTCTGGGAGGCGGTCGAACCGCACGTCTTCCCGCCGGAAACCGTCGAGAAGGCGCCCGAACAACTCGATGACGTTCTCGGGTTGGCGGGTATCGACGGCGGCCGCGTCCTCGATATGCCCTGCGGCGTTGGCCGCCACGCCGTCGAACTCGCCGCTCGCGGCTTCGAGGTGACAGGCGTCGACGCGACGGCACCCTATCTCGAGACCGCCCGCGAGCGGGCCGCCGAGGCTGGGGCCGACGTCGAGTTCGTCAACGCCGATATGCGCGAGTTCCGACGGCCGGACACGTTCGACCTCGCGGTCAATCTCTACACGTCGTTCGGCTACTTCGAGGACCGCGCCGACGACGAGCGGGCCGCCCGCAACATCTACGAGTCGCTGTCCCCGGGCGGCAAACTCGTGATGAGCCTCACGAGCAAGGAGGTACTGGCCGAGGAGTTTCAGGAACGCGGCTGGTCCGAGGCGGACGGCACCTACCTCCTCGAAGACCGAGAGGTGACCGACGACTGGTGCTGGATGGAGAACCGCTGGGTGCTGGTTGCCGACGGCGAGACCCGCGAGTTCACCGTCTCCCATCGGCTCTACTCGGCGTACGAACTGTCCGAACTGCTCCGGGAAGTCGGCTTCTCGGCGGTCGAGGTCTACGGCGACCTCGACGGTCGCGACTTCGACGAGGACGCCGAGCGACTGGTCGTCGTCGCCGAGAAGTAG
- a CDS encoding PAS domain S-box protein translates to MPSGGRDSWRLLYVGDEAAGRVTEAFDGDGSVTVEAVSNPSAATPPRNADCIVSEHALPGTDGVAFCERIREADPNLPFVLYPADGDEMLASEAVAAGVTDYVPQQPETLDVLVDRVHEALEDSRTERRYRALVETVGDPMYVLDDEGYVEFANAAMAEYLGTDREAIVGTHASAFIVKDEFEGATERIRELLDDDGPDWDVYEMSVMTAGGERRQVEANLAVLRADDGTYRGSVGVIRDITDRKAYERKLTRLHEVTRQVIQAETKHEIADRTTGAARDIVGLAIHAVWLYDADRDALVLETITDEGRELIPDPPNFERGEGLAWEVFESGEPRTVEEVRNEPDRYNPETPIRSEMLLPLGDHGVFIAGATERSAFDDRDVSLAKLLAANVEVALDSVDQHRQLRESQRRLERQNERLDEFAGVVSHDLRNPLSVAKGRLELLVETGDIEAHADHIDDALSRMDALIDDLLKLARQGETVTDREPVALGPHARNCWRTVDTDGADLNVLLDDSVTVLADESRLAQLFENLFRNSVEHGGEDVTITVGSIDGDGFYVADDGPGIPESERESVFNAGYSTSEEGTGFGLSIVRKTADAHGWTVAVTESESDGARFEVTDVTFE, encoded by the coding sequence ATGCCATCCGGGGGGCGGGATTCGTGGCGACTGCTATACGTGGGCGACGAGGCCGCCGGGCGGGTCACCGAGGCCTTCGACGGCGACGGGTCGGTGACCGTCGAGGCCGTCTCGAACCCGTCGGCGGCGACGCCCCCGCGGAACGCGGACTGTATCGTCAGCGAGCACGCCCTGCCGGGAACCGACGGGGTGGCGTTCTGCGAACGAATCCGGGAAGCCGACCCGAACCTGCCGTTCGTCCTCTATCCCGCCGACGGCGACGAGATGTTGGCCAGCGAGGCCGTCGCCGCCGGCGTCACCGACTACGTGCCACAGCAACCCGAGACGCTCGACGTCCTCGTCGACCGGGTCCACGAGGCCCTCGAAGACAGCCGAACCGAGCGGCGGTACCGGGCCCTCGTCGAAACCGTCGGCGACCCGATGTACGTCCTCGACGACGAGGGGTACGTCGAATTCGCCAACGCCGCCATGGCCGAGTATCTGGGCACCGACCGCGAGGCCATCGTCGGCACCCACGCCAGCGCGTTCATCGTCAAGGACGAGTTCGAGGGCGCGACCGAACGCATCCGCGAATTGCTCGACGACGACGGCCCCGACTGGGACGTCTACGAGATGAGCGTCATGACGGCCGGCGGCGAACGCCGGCAGGTCGAGGCCAACCTCGCGGTGCTTCGGGCCGACGACGGCACCTACCGCGGCAGCGTCGGCGTCATCCGGGATATCACCGACCGGAAGGCCTACGAGCGGAAACTGACGCGGCTCCACGAGGTGACACGGCAGGTGATTCAGGCCGAGACGAAACACGAAATCGCCGACCGCACGACGGGTGCGGCCCGGGACATCGTCGGCCTCGCGATACACGCGGTGTGGCTCTACGATGCGGACCGCGACGCGCTGGTTCTGGAGACGATTACCGACGAGGGGCGCGAACTCATACCCGACCCGCCGAACTTCGAGCGCGGCGAGGGGTTGGCCTGGGAGGTCTTCGAGAGCGGCGAGCCCCGAACCGTCGAGGAGGTCCGCAACGAACCGGACCGCTACAATCCCGAGACCCCGATTCGCAGCGAGATGCTGCTGCCGCTCGGCGACCACGGGGTCTTCATCGCGGGAGCGACCGAACGGTCCGCCTTCGACGACCGGGACGTGTCGCTGGCGAAGCTTCTCGCCGCGAACGTCGAAGTCGCCCTCGATAGCGTCGACCAGCACCGACAACTCCGCGAGAGCCAGCGGCGCCTCGAACGCCAGAACGAGCGCCTCGACGAGTTCGCCGGCGTCGTCAGCCACGACCTCCGCAACCCCCTGTCGGTCGCCAAGGGTCGCCTCGAGTTGCTCGTCGAGACCGGCGACATCGAGGCCCACGCCGACCACATCGACGACGCCCTCTCCCGCATGGACGCGCTCATCGACGACCTGCTCAAACTGGCGCGGCAGGGCGAAACCGTGACCGACCGCGAACCCGTCGCCCTCGGGCCCCACGCCCGGAACTGCTGGCGGACCGTCGACACCGACGGCGCCGACCTGAACGTCCTGCTCGACGACTCCGTGACCGTTCTGGCCGACGAAAGCCGGCTGGCACAGCTCTTCGAGAACCTCTTTCGGAACTCGGTGGAGCACGGCGGCGAGGACGTGACCATTACCGTCGGCTCCATCGACGGCGACGGCTTCTACGTCGCCGACGACGGCCCCGGAATCCCCGAGAGCGAACGCGAATCCGTATTCAACGCCGGCTACTCGACGAGCGAGGAGGGCACCGGCTTCGGGCTGAGTATCGTCCGAAAAACCGCCGACGCCCACGGCTGGACCGTCGCCGTCACCGAAAGCGAGTCGGACGGCGCACGCTTCGAGGTTACCGACGTCACGTTCGAATAG
- the nikR gene encoding nickel-responsive transcriptional regulator NikR, with the protein MTVVSVSMPESLLERLDEFAEEHGYTGRSEVVREASRNLLSEFEDKQLEGRELMSTVTVVFDHETSSAEERMMQVRHDHEDIVVSNVHNHVGDHYCMELFILEGPLDEISTFVGKIRATSDVLSVDYSVIPVDDDDVPLAG; encoded by the coding sequence ATGACCGTCGTCAGCGTCTCGATGCCGGAATCGTTGCTGGAGCGGCTCGACGAGTTCGCGGAGGAACACGGCTACACCGGCCGCAGCGAGGTGGTCCGTGAGGCCTCTCGTAACCTCCTCAGCGAGTTCGAGGACAAGCAACTCGAGGGCCGCGAGTTGATGAGCACCGTCACCGTCGTCTTCGACCACGAGACCTCCAGCGCCGAAGAGCGGATGATGCAGGTCCGCCACGACCACGAGGACATCGTCGTCTCGAACGTCCACAACCACGTCGGCGACCACTACTGCATGGAACTGTTCATCCTCGAGGGCCCCCTCGACGAAATCTCGACGTTCGTCGGCAAGATTCGCGCGACCAGCGACGTGCTCTCGGTCGATTACTCGGTGATTCCGGTCGACGACGACGACGTGCCGCTGGCGGGATAA
- a CDS encoding GNAT family N-acetyltransferase: MDVTNSTADHDAVIREIASDSMRASYSLSPEGLEGIVRSEFDPDNLTERRENDDDVVLVAEDDGESVGFATGSLVGGDGEIDWLFVDPEAQGRGIGTGLFEAIRDELERQGADTVRALILSENEAGDQFFEQFGYEEIDSREETIAEEEFTINVFGTETSEASDEHQERHRAETIETEDGETVHTGDEEIPGTEAPFLRLYTDSELTEQYGFYCINCGSMANAADGLDRIECQSCGNAHRPDEWDDSYL, encoded by the coding sequence ATGGACGTCACCAACTCGACGGCCGACCACGATGCGGTAATCCGGGAGATTGCCAGCGACTCGATGCGCGCGTCCTACTCGCTGAGCCCCGAGGGACTCGAGGGCATCGTCCGCTCGGAGTTCGACCCCGACAATCTCACGGAGCGCCGCGAAAACGACGATGACGTCGTTCTCGTCGCCGAGGACGATGGCGAGTCGGTCGGTTTCGCCACCGGGTCGCTCGTCGGCGGTGACGGCGAAATCGACTGGCTGTTCGTCGACCCCGAGGCCCAGGGTCGGGGCATCGGCACGGGACTGTTCGAGGCGATTCGTGACGAACTCGAACGGCAGGGCGCCGACACGGTCCGGGCGCTCATCCTCTCGGAAAACGAGGCGGGCGACCAGTTCTTCGAACAGTTCGGCTACGAGGAAATCGACAGTCGAGAGGAGACCATCGCGGAGGAGGAGTTCACCATCAACGTCTTCGGCACCGAGACCAGCGAAGCCAGCGACGAACACCAGGAACGCCACCGGGCGGAGACCATCGAGACGGAGGACGGCGAGACGGTCCACACGGGCGATGAGGAGATTCCTGGCACTGAGGCGCCGTTCCTCCGATTGTACACCGATTCGGAGCTAACCGAGCAGTACGGGTTCTACTGTATCAACTGTGGCTCGATGGCCAATGCCGCCGACGGACTCGACCGCATTGAGTGTCAAAGCTGCGGCAACGCACACCGGCCCGATGAGTGGGACGACAGCTACCTCTAG
- a CDS encoding cob(I)yrinic acid a,c-diamide adenosyltransferase has protein sequence MPGNDPTPPGKNRTPEPRDIDPAAPEEFGLTQVWWGDGKGKTTAALGMAFRAAGHGFRVHLLQFMKGGADSVEDVRGEYNAIAAMPGLTYENLGHYGWHAMNDGTEERDHEAEAEAGFDRARDLVDAADDADLSTPFPLDGDADDGLHMLVLDELLYAADRGLVAPKDVVDLVESKPDGLELVLTGSHEHPDYLIEAADLVTNVSKEKHPIDAGQRARKGTEY, from the coding sequence ATGCCCGGAAACGACCCGACACCGCCCGGAAAGAACCGGACGCCGGAGCCCCGCGATATCGACCCTGCAGCGCCCGAGGAATTCGGCCTCACGCAGGTCTGGTGGGGCGACGGCAAGGGCAAGACCACCGCGGCACTCGGCATGGCCTTCCGCGCGGCGGGCCACGGCTTCCGCGTCCACCTTCTCCAGTTCATGAAGGGCGGCGCCGACAGCGTCGAGGACGTCCGCGGTGAGTACAACGCTATCGCCGCCATGCCCGGCCTCACCTACGAGAACTTGGGCCACTACGGGTGGCACGCGATGAACGACGGCACCGAGGAACGCGACCACGAGGCCGAAGCAGAGGCGGGCTTCGACCGGGCGCGCGACCTCGTCGACGCGGCCGACGACGCGGACCTCTCGACGCCGTTCCCGCTGGACGGCGACGCCGACGACGGGCTGCACATGCTCGTCCTCGACGAACTCCTCTATGCCGCCGACCGCGGTCTCGTCGCCCCAAAGGACGTCGTCGACCTCGTCGAGTCGAAACCCGACGGCCTCGAACTCGTGTTGACCGGCAGCCACGAACACCCGGACTACCTCATTGAGGCCGCGGACCTCGTCACGAACGTCAGCAAGGAGAAACACCCAATCGACGCCGGTCAGCGAGCGCGGAAAGGCACCGAATACTGA
- a CDS encoding cobyric acid synthase, translating to MARARTILVAGTASHVGKSTVAAGLCRLLADHGVDVAPFKAQNMSNNARAVARATGDGFGEIGVSQHVQARAAGVPATTDHNPVLLKPRGEGESQLVVDGEAVGHFAAGDYYDTHWDRAREAAEAAHDRLAENHDVIIAEGAGSIAEINLHHRDLANLETARFADADIVLVADIERGGVFASLVGTLELLPDDVREQVVGAVITKFRGDRSLLEDGLDSFEERTGVPVLGVLPYDDPGLPEEDSVSLPAPGEADVWGADDGVPEDRTVTVAVPRFPRASNVTDVEPLARVPGVRVRFVPLDASLDAADAVLLTGTKNTVDDALAAREAGLYKQLRAFDGPVVGLCGGYQLLGERLTNADVEGTGDTEAIEGVGLLPVETRFSPDKTVEAVERDLSGCGPISGASGPVSGYEIHMGESRLLGDVDRPFTDDGAAVEDVFGTYLHALFENRVAREAFVDAVYKRAGRVRPETEGQADSPYERAAELVGEIDLDALDVDL from the coding sequence GTGGCACGCGCCCGCACCATCCTCGTCGCCGGCACGGCCAGCCACGTCGGCAAGTCGACGGTCGCCGCCGGCCTCTGTCGCCTGCTGGCCGACCACGGCGTCGACGTCGCGCCGTTCAAAGCCCAGAACATGTCCAACAACGCACGCGCAGTCGCGCGAGCGACCGGCGACGGCTTCGGCGAAATCGGCGTCTCCCAGCACGTTCAGGCCCGCGCGGCCGGCGTCCCGGCGACGACTGACCACAATCCCGTCCTCCTCAAACCGCGCGGCGAGGGCGAATCCCAACTCGTCGTCGACGGCGAGGCGGTCGGCCACTTCGCCGCGGGCGACTACTACGACACCCACTGGGACCGCGCTCGCGAGGCCGCCGAGGCGGCCCACGACCGACTGGCCGAAAACCACGACGTCATAATCGCGGAGGGCGCCGGCTCCATCGCCGAAATCAACCTTCACCACCGCGATTTGGCGAATCTGGAAACCGCCCGGTTCGCTGATGCCGATATCGTCCTCGTGGCCGACATCGAACGCGGCGGCGTCTTCGCCTCGCTGGTGGGTACCCTCGAACTGCTCCCTGATGACGTCCGCGAGCAAGTGGTCGGCGCCGTCATCACGAAGTTCCGCGGGGACCGCTCGCTGCTGGAGGACGGCCTCGATAGCTTCGAGGAGCGAACGGGCGTCCCCGTCCTCGGCGTCCTGCCCTACGACGACCCCGGCCTCCCCGAAGAGGACAGCGTCTCGCTACCGGCACCCGGCGAGGCCGACGTATGGGGCGCCGACGACGGCGTCCCCGAGGACCGGACGGTTACCGTCGCCGTCCCGCGGTTTCCGCGCGCCTCGAACGTCACCGACGTCGAACCGCTGGCACGGGTTCCGGGCGTCCGTGTGCGGTTCGTCCCGCTGGATGCCAGCCTCGACGCCGCGGACGCCGTCCTGCTGACGGGCACCAAGAACACCGTCGACGACGCGCTCGCGGCGCGGGAGGCAGGCCTTTATAAACAGTTGCGGGCCTTCGACGGCCCCGTGGTCGGGTTGTGTGGTGGCTACCAACTGCTCGGCGAGCGCCTGACCAACGCCGACGTGGAGGGCACGGGCGACACCGAGGCCATCGAGGGCGTCGGCCTGCTACCCGTCGAAACCCGCTTTTCGCCCGATAAGACCGTCGAGGCCGTCGAGCGCGACCTATCGGGCTGTGGCCCGATTTCGGGCGCCTCGGGGCCCGTCTCGGGCTACGAGATCCACATGGGCGAAAGCCGACTGCTCGGTGATGTCGACCGCCCCTTCACGGACGACGGCGCCGCCGTCGAGGACGTATTCGGCACCTACCTCCACGCCCTCTTCGAGAATCGGGTCGCTCGCGAGGCGTTCGTGGATGCCGTTTATAAGCGCGCAGGGCGCGTTCGACCGGAAACGGAGGGGCAAGCGGACTCGCCGTACGAGCGGGCCGCGGAACTGGTCGGCGAGATCGACCTCGACGCACTGGACGTAGATTTATAA
- the acs gene encoding acetate--CoA ligase: MDDGGDAELEAWVENQETFEPPAEFVAGANVSDPDIYEEFENNWPDCWERAAELLEWDRRWEGVLDDSDAPRYRWFVDGKLNAAYNCIDRHVEAGRKNHAALRWVGKRGETETYTYGDLQRETEAFAAALRELGVGEDDVVTLYLPMIPELPVAMLACARLGAPHSVVFAGFSADALATRMDNADSEYLVTCDGYYRRGDALNHKGKADRAVRQLDHDAETVVVDRLGGGLPHSLSDAQHDYDTLVEDHRNAEVEPVARDSEDDLFVMYTSGTTGEPKAVRHTTGGYLSHVAWTSHAVLDIKPSDTYWCSADIGWITGHSYIVYGPLALGATTVMYEGTPDYPEKDRIWELVERYDVDVFYTAPTAVRAFMKWGTGHPEEHDLSSLRLLGTVGEPINPRAWKWYYDNIGGGDCPVVDTWWQAETGGMMVSTLPAVSTMKPGSAGPPLPGIDAKVVDADGEEVDPGEAGYLVVEKPWPGMLRGLAGEDDRFIPEYWSTYSEPDEDEWVYFAGDGAKLDEDGYITLLGRVDDVISLGDHRIGTMEIESAIVGVEGVAEAAVVGTAGELIAYVSTEQDRAGDADLRRAIVAGVEDAIGEVAVPDHVVFTPELPKTRSGKIMRRLLEDIATGAELGDISALRNPEIVGELRARLAGETRSYLEPED; this comes from the coding sequence ATGGACGACGGGGGCGACGCCGAACTCGAAGCGTGGGTCGAAAACCAGGAGACCTTCGAACCGCCAGCGGAGTTCGTCGCGGGCGCGAACGTCTCCGACCCCGATATTTACGAGGAATTCGAGAACAACTGGCCCGACTGCTGGGAGCGGGCCGCCGAGTTACTGGAGTGGGACCGCCGCTGGGAGGGCGTTCTCGACGACTCGGACGCGCCCCGCTACCGCTGGTTCGTCGACGGGAAACTCAACGCGGCCTACAACTGCATCGACAGACACGTCGAGGCCGGCCGGAAGAACCACGCCGCCCTCCGGTGGGTCGGCAAGCGCGGCGAGACGGAGACCTACACCTACGGCGACTTGCAACGGGAGACGGAGGCCTTCGCTGCCGCCCTTCGCGAGTTGGGCGTCGGCGAGGACGACGTCGTCACCCTCTATCTGCCGATGATTCCCGAACTGCCGGTCGCCATGCTGGCGTGTGCGCGCCTCGGCGCGCCCCACTCGGTCGTCTTCGCGGGCTTTTCGGCGGACGCGCTGGCGACGCGGATGGACAACGCCGATTCGGAGTATCTCGTCACCTGCGACGGCTACTACCGCCGCGGGGACGCCCTCAACCACAAGGGCAAGGCCGACCGCGCGGTCCGACAACTCGACCACGACGCTGAAACCGTCGTCGTCGACCGGCTCGGCGGGGGCCTCCCCCACTCGCTGTCCGACGCCCAGCACGACTACGACACGCTCGTCGAGGACCACCGCAACGCCGAGGTCGAACCGGTCGCCCGCGACAGCGAGGACGACCTCTTCGTGATGTACACCTCGGGGACGACGGGCGAACCGAAGGCCGTCCGCCATACGACGGGCGGCTATCTCTCACACGTCGCCTGGACCAGCCACGCGGTACTGGACATCAAACCGTCCGACACCTACTGGTGCTCGGCGGATATCGGCTGGATTACCGGCCACTCCTACATCGTCTACGGGCCGCTCGCGCTGGGCGCGACGACGGTCATGTACGAGGGGACGCCGGACTACCCCGAGAAGGACCGCATCTGGGAACTCGTCGAACGCTACGACGTCGACGTCTTCTATACGGCACCGACGGCGGTCCGGGCGTTCATGAAGTGGGGCACCGGGCATCCCGAGGAACACGACCTCTCCTCGCTGCGCCTGCTCGGGACGGTCGGCGAACCCATCAACCCCCGCGCGTGGAAGTGGTACTACGACAACATCGGCGGCGGCGACTGCCCGGTGGTCGACACCTGGTGGCAGGCCGAAACCGGCGGGATGATGGTCTCGACGCTGCCCGCCGTCTCGACGATGAAGCCCGGCTCTGCGGGCCCGCCACTGCCCGGCATCGACGCGAAGGTGGTCGACGCCGACGGCGAGGAAGTCGACCCCGGCGAGGCCGGTTATCTCGTCGTCGAGAAGCCGTGGCCCGGCATGCTGCGGGGGCTGGCCGGCGAGGACGACCGCTTCATCCCCGAATACTGGTCGACCTACTCCGAGCCCGACGAGGACGAATGGGTCTACTTCGCGGGCGACGGCGCGAAACTCGACGAGGACGGCTACATCACCCTTCTGGGGCGGGTCGACGACGTCATCAGCCTCGGCGACCACCGCATCGGGACGATGGAGATCGAGTCGGCCATCGTCGGCGTGGAGGGCGTCGCCGAGGCCGCCGTCGTCGGGACGGCCGGCGAACTCATCGCCTACGTCAGCACCGAACAGGACCGGGCGGGCGATGCGGACCTCCGGCGGGCCATCGTCGCGGGCGTCGAGGACGCCATCGGCGAGGTGGCCGTCCCCGACCACGTCGTCTTCACGCCCGAACTCCCGAAGACCCGGTCGGGCAAAATCATGCGCCGCCTGCTGGAGGACATCGCCACCGGCGCGGAGTTGGGCGATATCAGCGCGCTGCGCAACCCCGAAATCGTCGGCGAACTGCGGGCGCGACTGGCCGGCGAGACGCGGTCGTACCTCGAACCCGAGGACTGA